One Malania oleifera isolate guangnan ecotype guangnan chromosome 9, ASM2987363v1, whole genome shotgun sequence DNA segment encodes these proteins:
- the LOC131164079 gene encoding uncharacterized protein LOC131164079 yields MENYSYTSYPDSGDSSPRSREIDFENPPPWEDQPPSNYKVKFMCSYGGKIHPRPHDNQLSYIGGETKILAVDRSMKFSTIIAKLSALCETDVSFKYQLPGEELDALISVTNDDDLEHMMHEYDRLFRASAKPARLRLFLFSVNPPVPGTEFPDAKSDRERFMDALNSGPAQQIDPASLPAGGPPNNVDFLFGLDKGVPPPTAVKLRDPAPEPVVPEPEMRVGPRPGEDRVIGQDPNMTPADIQRHIQDLQRLQIQDQAVYRRKNEENMTGAYAGDYYVQKLPEKAPPSNIPVTVPATMPVPSAYWPEKHGGGFPASGDQAVYMFQGPAGVYHAPAPVGRQVTGQASQQYYPVQRMSNEVYREQQMYNMVTQPAAPQTMPAGPQAKMAGYSEGVGMMRQVGVSDGGYAQVAYDGRQMYYTAPGGVVPSYPAMAAMSAEMRPSGALNQEGKGVAKVSQT; encoded by the coding sequence ATGGAGAACTACTCGTACACATCCTACCCAGACTCAGGCGATTCCTCCCCCCGATCGAGGGAGATCGACTTCGAGAACCCTCCCCCATGGGAGGACCAACCGCCCTCCAACTACAAGGTCAAGTTCATGTGCAGCTACGGCGGCAAAATCCACCCTCGCCCCCACGACAACCAGCTCTCCTACATCGGCGGCGAGACCAAGATCCTTGCCGTCGATCGCTCCATGAAATTCTCTACCATCATCGCTAAGCTCTCCGCCCTCTGCGAGACTGACGTCTCTTTCAAGTACCAGTTGCCCGGCGAAGAACTCGACGCCTTGATCTCCGTCACCAACGACGATGATCTCGAGCATATGATGCATGAGTACGATCGCCTCTTTAGGGCATCTGCCAAGCCCGCCAGGCTGCGGCTGTTTCTGTTCTCGGTGAATCCGCCGGTCCCGGGGACTGAGTTTCCCGACGCAAAATCCGACCGTGAGCGGTTCATGGATGCTTTGAATTCCGGTCCGGCCCAGCAAATTGATCCGGCGTCGTTGCCTGCGGGCGGCCCTCCGAATAATGTGGACTTTTTGTTCGGCTTGGATAAGGGAGTTCCGCCACCTACGGCTGTGAAACTGCGGGATCCGGCCCCGGAACCGGTGGTTCCAGAGCCTGAGATGCGAGTCGGGCCGAGACCGGGAGAGGATCGGGTCATCGGGCAGGATCCGAATATGACTCCCGCGGATATCCAGCGGCATATCCAGGACTTGCAGAGATTACAAATCCAAGATCAGGCCGTGTACAGAAGGAAGAATGAAGAAAATATGACCGGAGCTTACGCCGGAGATTATTACGTTCAGAAACTGCCGGAGAAAGCACCGCCGTCGAACATACCTGTCACAGTACCCGCGACGATGCCAGTTCCCTCGGCCTACTGGCCGGAAAAGCACGGCGGCGGTTTTCCGGCGAGTGGAGACCAGGCGGTGTACATGTTCCAGGGACCGGCGGGTGTGTATCACGCGCCGGCGCCGGTTGGTCGACAGGTGACGGGCCAAGCGAGCCAACAGTATTACCCAGTGCAGAGGATGAGCAACGAGGTGTACCGTGAACAGCAGATGTACAACATGGTTACGCAACCGGCGGCCCCGCAAACGATGCCGGCGGGTCCGCAGGCGAAGATGGCGGGGTACTCGGAGGGCGTTGGGATGATGCGGCAGGTGGGGGTTTCTGACGGAGGATACGCGCAAGTGGCGTACGATGGGAGGCAGATGTACTACACGGCGCCAGGGGGCGTAGTGCCGTCGTACCCGGCAATGGCGGCGATGAGCGCAGAGATGAGACCGAGTGGAGCGTTGAATCAGGAGGGCAAGGGGGTGGCCAAGGTTTCTCAAACTTGA